A single genomic interval of Schistocerca americana isolate TAMUIC-IGC-003095 chromosome 2, iqSchAmer2.1, whole genome shotgun sequence harbors:
- the LOC124594306 gene encoding uncharacterized protein LOC124594306, which translates to MMLASSAVESVVSELRGQYFGCPMDPKNSCLTAIEDVVPTDRTLSGATSATPPASSDTASTVGASCAPSGYRPISAVELFVIMNRIAKPKTPAEKEPPPWHNSRKQPSFPLSELPRSAIEEVIVPPGALPGVATQDVAAPAEAAPNGVASPVLATREASALLIAPTDNYSEEAASAPVLAVQGLTDSDHPNPTRHPTTPVLLEIPEANLGTLLSAEMSMEVQQASRKRPATSDSEEQTAATAPEGRQTKKKAAAADAPTAPPAAEEDGFTVPNRRHTAKPKRLEKVLPPPPATSNRFAEATEDVMEAEPAAPARKQARPPPVVVTWDDEFMDLRRMSKEVVEKSYEQGGRTPHCGNLAGQSLLRAEVAEWLVNS; encoded by the exons GTGCCCCATGGACCCAAAAAATAGCTGCCTAACCGCCATAGAGGATGTTGTCCCGACAGATCGCACTCTGTCGGGGGCAACATCCGCCACACCACCCGCCTCCAGCGATACCGCGTCCACGGTCGGTGCTTCTTGCGCCCCCTcaggctaccgccccatctctgccGTTGAGCTGTTTGTGATTATGAATCGCATAGCAAAGCCAAAAACACCCGCAGAAAAAGAG CCGCCGCCCTGGCACAACAGCCGCAAACAGCCTTCCTTTCCGCTGAGTGAACTGCCGCGCTCGGCCATAGAAGAGGTGATTGTTCCGCCGGGAGCCCTGCCGGGTGTAGCAACTCAAGATGTTGCTGCTCCGGCGGAGGCGGCCCCGAATGGTGTTGCGTCACCAGTCTTGGCTACTCGAGAAGCCAGTGCGCTGCTAATCGCCCCAACGGACAATTACAGTGAAGAAGCCGCTAGTGCGCCAGTCCTCGCCGTGCAGGGACTGACTGACAGCGACCACCCAAACCCAACACGGCACCCAACAACGCCAGTGCTACTAGAAATTCCTGAAGCCAACCTGGGGACACTTCTATCGGCAGAAATGTCAATGGAAGTGCAACAGGCATCACGGAAACGACCAGCCACCTCTGACTCTGAGGAACAAACCGCAGCAACCGCGCCTGAAGGGCGCCAAACAAAAAAGAAGGCTGCTGCTGCAGACGCCCCCACAGCGCCCCCTGCAGCCGAGGAAGACGGTTTTACCGTACCAAACCGGCGGCACACTGCCAAGCCCAAAAGGCTTGAGAAGGTGCTCCCCCCACCTCCAGCCACATCAAATCGGTTCGCAGAGGCGACCGAAGATGTCATGGAAGCGGAACCCGCCGCCCCAGCACGTAAACAGGCACGCCCCCCTCCAGTAGTCGTGACGTGGGACGACGAGTTCATGGACCTCCGTCGCATGAGTAAAGAAGTGGTGGAA AAATCTTACGAGCAGGGCGGACGAACGCCGCACTGTGGGAATCTGGCCGGCCAGTCACTGCTTCGTGCAGAAGTTGCTGAGTGGTTGGTCAATAGTTAA